CGTTGAGGTGTGGTCTTCGGTGGCCAGACGGAGGAATTGGAGGTGGCGACATGTTCCACGGACACGAGCAGAGTTTTTCCTGGGGGTCTCTTCGAAGGTAGCCTTCGTGGCTTGGGGTGACGGATCGACGAGCTCCAACGAGTTGCGGCAATGGCGGACAGTGAAGCGGCTAGGGTTTAGGTGACTCAATGAAACGGAGCATAAGGGCGATGGACTGTGGTCAAACCGAAACGAAGGGCGCGTCAGGTTGCTATATACAAGCGGCAGCCTCGAGGAAACCGTGCCACGCACGCCAAGAAGGGCGGTAACACGGCGGACTCAGACTCGGTGGCGAGAGAGTCTATGGGAACGATGACGGCGTGGGAGAGGGCCAGGACACGTGGCTAGGCTATGGCGCGGAAATGGACCGGGGTAGATGGGCCCAAGcgggggagaggggaggggagggagaggccgGTGGGCTGGGCCTAAGGAAATGGATGTAGGCCGAgtaggaaaaagagagagagtagGAGACGGGCTGGCCGGTTGGGCTAGGCTAGATTagattttagattttattttgttttggaatttcttagaagagaaggaaagcaaattaaaactcaaataaaaaattctaggaaaattccACCAagcttttaaaaaatatttagaagccaaataaaatattttgaactcatgaaaacattttatattttttgaatttaaatttaactcAAATGAATTCAAATAAACTCAAAAAATCAGcccaaataaaattcaaaaaatccatagaaattcaataactcaaaataaaaccctGGATGCCTattattcagcatgaatgcattgaAACAACTATAgtcttattcaaatttgaatttgaatttagaaaatagtatttttcctattctattacttaatctataatctattttgaatttttttagaaatttataaaatttgaaattaggaTGCGACAGAAATGTCCCGGGACCAAACTGGAGGTGCGTGTGCCGTCTCTTCAAGAAACACCGCGGCAGCTGAGGTCACCGTAGCATTACCCCTATTCATTCTTTTCCATACGTATTTTCCTTTCTTAGCTACTAGTGATAATAATCACTTGTAATAACAAGTATATTATTGCTACATGCAAATTTGCTTGCTGTCGGCCGAATAGCGCCTAGCACCTTCTACGTGGCCATGCCACCGTTCCCGTCGTATTTTGGCAGGGCAAGCCATCGGCCACGCATGGTGCTCGTTACAGGCGTCTCGGCTTCCTTAtagttctttctcttttttaggatttttttggtGTGTTTAGTTCGCAAGGTTTCGTAAAACTGTATTATATAAGtaaattaagtaaaattatatttattgaaaaggaaaatattttattagttatatctgttttgatAGGCTAAGTTGAGTTTCTATTTGATGACTAAATTTGATTTTATGATTGTGGTGGGTTACTCGTACAAAGATAATTTTGTAACACTAACAAATGAATTTGTATGTATGAGTGAATATATCCACTAGACCAGACTGCGGAGTGAAGCTCCTCGACCAAGGATGAGGCCGTTTATTTCTATATACACCAGGTTAGGCTAGAACAGTAAATGTGGACAATCAAATATGCTTCTCTCTGAGATAGTACGCATCCATCGAATCAGGCTAGGGGAGATttggacaaccaaacacacccgaTAGATGCCGAACATGCTGCTCTTGGATAGAGTTCTTTCTGGTGCCTTATATTATCTTTCCACCTAGGAATAAAAACGGATCGGATTTTTTCCACCGTCCGATTGCTCAAACTGTTTTAAATGCTAATTAGATATCAGATCAGATCTTAGATAATTGTATCGGATATTCTATTCGGATACAGGAGCCTGGTATCCGTCGGATATCGGATATCTAAtaataaaatcaaatatatctaaaaattatCCGACAACTACATCCGGAGcttgtaactttttcatacagagtcggatgaagatgatttttatatgaaaattatagctctcgatgataTCTACTAGTTTGTAGTTGatactttttttatttaaaattattaatatattcaaataattattaGAACATTCCACCAGCATATTGGACACTTATAACTTCTTCTATTTCACCCTAACATAACTCTTATGAGAATATATTGCAGATTTGCTTGTTGGACCTATAATATTATTGAGTTTTGGATACGTGGAATGGTAAAAAATCataacatatatgatatatatgaTTGTTGTATTTACTCAATATCTAAAAACATTTATGACCAACATTGTTTGTATCTGACTCATCATATATTCTATTCGTATTGATTCATATTTATAACCGAGACTATTCGCATCTGTATCTATATCCGATACTATTTATGTCCGGCTTcaatttcaataaaaatagaagATAAAATATAGACTTAACAATATCCACCCATATCTGATTCGATTACACATGTATTTCCACCCTCCTAACTCATTAAATTCGGTCCATaaagaaatttctaaaatgtCTAAGCACCGAGCAAATATCTAGCCAGCTTACCCACAATTAATGCTCCGTAGTTTGTAATTTCCCCCGCGCCCGTTCTGTAGCCCACCCGTCGGGCCCGCTTTGGGCCCTGGGACTGGCCGCCCCGCGGCGCGGGTCCCCACCCATTCCCAGTCGCCGCCCGTATGCCTGCGGgccaaaaacgagagcagtgcCTGTGCCCGTGCCCTCCGCACCCGACCCGATTGTCGTACTCACCAACCCCAATCCGAAGCAGCAAGAAGCTTTCACGCCACCTAATCCACGACCCAGAGGCCAGAGTCAGAGCTCACGCGACGCGAGCACcaacccccgccgccgccgccgccgccgccacctgcCAGCGTCGGACGGAAGACCGAGCGGACCTCTCCCCTTGCCCAACCCTCGAGGGTATTTATACGCGCGTAATCGTGTGACCTGTGGCAGTTGgtggcgcacgctctcctcgcAATCGCAACGCGCCGTAAGGGGGATGGGCTCGACGGCGCTCGGCGGTGCGGCTCCAGCGGCGCGCGCCGGCTTGTCTCCCAAGGTCACTGGCTACGCTTCCTTCTCCCCAAGTCTTTCGATTATTAGTGCATTGGATAGGGGAGCGTCTTGGGGGTTCAGCCACCGGCTCCGGCCATTGGGTAGGACCGGTGGCGTAGTTTGGAGTGGATGGGTCATGGGAGACGGAGGCGGAACTCCGGCTGGGGCTTGGCGTAGTTTAAGCAACTACATTATGTGTCTCCATGAACTTGACAATCTTAAGCACTGGAATATTTTTCTGATGTGTAGAATGGAGTCCTTGGATCTAATTTGAAGCCATGTGCTGGTTACATGCTCAAGACAAATCATAAGGTGAATTTTATTTTCATGCTTTGTTCCAAATAAGATTACCCAGCTGTTCTTGAAATGCTAATGAAAAAGGTACCCCATTTTAGGTTGGAGTCCCGTCGCTCTGTGTGAGGGCTTCTGTTGCTTCTTCGACACCAATAGTTAAATCAGGGGATGCTGTGCGCATTGCAGTGCTAGGGGCCAGCGGTTATACTGGAGCCGAGGTTATCCTGTTACTGTGATCCAATTTTATATGTAGATTTTTGTATTTGCCTCTGTTCGCTGATGTGTTTAATTCACTTTTTATTAACAGATTGTTCGTCTTCTGGCAAACCATCCTCAGTTTCATATAAAGTTGATGACTGCAGATAGAAAAGCTGGTGAACAGTTTGGATCTGTATTTCCTCACTTAATAACACAGGTAAGaacttttcttcttttcctccttTCGTGATCCTAGCCTAGTTATATCAAGAATCCACTGAACCTCTGGGCAGTACTACATTTCTTCATACTAgagttatttttattattacaTATTTGTTATGTTTGTCAAAACTCAGGGATTTGTGAATTTTATTTTGATTCACAGGACCTGCCAAATCTGGTTGCAATAAAAGACGCAGATTTTTCAGATGTTGATGCTGTTTTTTGTTGCTTGCCACATGGTACAACTCAGGTTGTTTCACATGTTCTCTTGCTTTACCTGAAATTCTTCGTATCTATTTCTGAATAGTACTATCATAGACTCTGTTGTGTTGGggagcataatttttttttgaaactttGTACTACACTacctaattatatttttttatcaggaAATTATCAAAGGTTTACCCTGGCAATTGAAGATTGTTGATCTCTCCGCGGTACACTCTATGCTGACTTTTGATTTATCTAAGTACGATCTTGGTTGTTGTTGAACAATTATTGTTTACAGGACTTCAGACTGCGTGACATCAATGAATACGCTGAGTGGTATGGCCATTCTCACAGGGCACCAGAACTGCAGGTTTGTTAACTACTTTCCTCTTCAGACTTGTCCGGTAACTAGCATTGCTTATGCAATTTTGCTCTCTTAGTTCTTGCGTTCTAACCATGGCACTTGGAGTACTTTCAATTATTCTTAACGATATGTGCCatcattttcttataaaattctATTTAAGGTTTAAATTGGGCTTCCATCGtgtatttttgtttttggatGGTTCTGTCTGTGCCACTATGTTATATTTctgctaatttattttttatgtgatttttttgttttctattttaGGAAGAGGCTGTGTATGGTTTGACCGAAGTTCTTCGAGATGACATAAGAAATGCACGGTTGGTTGCAAATCCAGGATGTTATCCCACATCTATTCAACTTCCTCTTGTTCCTCTGATAAAGGTGACATTTAATAGAAGTTTTTAGTTGCCCGACACTTATCTCTgattatatttgcaaatttataCAAAATTCTCCTCGGTTGTGCCAAGGAATCAAATTGAGTACACACATAAGCTCTTGTTTTTGTAGCACGGAAGCTAAATGTGACAAAAATTCGTTGACAATTTATCAGTTTTATCAGTACCTTTATTTTTCCTAAGTATCTTTTATTTGCTTGGCAGGCAAAACTGATCAAATTGAACAACATTATCATTGATGCAAAATCTGGTGTTAGTGGTGCAGGTTTGTATTTATTTGAGAAAACCAATTCATTttccataaaaaataaatgatctGGTCTCTAATACATGCATCATTGTAGGACGTGGGGCTAAGGAAGCAAATCTTTACACTGAAATAGCTGAAGGTATCCATGCTTATGGAATAAAAAGCCACCGGCATGGTAATTCTTATTCTCAAtgactctttttttctttctttctttaagTAAATCAATAAAACTGGTTACAGAATTTTTGCTTATATCTGTCCTGTTGGTGGTAGTATTTTACCTCACTGACAAATGAGATATGAACGATGTCAGTTCCTGAGATTGAACAAGGACTTTCGGATGCTGCTAAATCAAAAGTTACTATCAGCTTTACTCCAAATCTGATATGTATGGTAAGCACTTAATTATGCATAACCTTTTATTTGCTAACTCACTCTACAGTCTCTTTTTGTAAAATTCAGTTATTGTATCTGTTGTTGTTGAACAGAAACGTGGGATGCAATCTACTATGTTTGTTGAAATGGCGTCTGGAGTGACTGTCAATGATTTGTATCAACACCTCAAGTCTACTTATGAGGTTTGTTTATCTGACCATGTAGGCTAAACTATGATAATTTAATCATGATCATAAACCCACCGAAGTGAATTCATCAATCTGTTTTATGATTTTGCAGTGTAGAGAAATATCTACTCTTGTTAGCATCATAGTTCATTCTTTATTTGTATCATTCCAGGGTGAAGAATTTGTCAAGCTGTTACATGGTAACAGTGTTCCTCAGACGCGCCATGTTGTGGGATCAAACTACTGCTTCATGAATATCTTTGAGGATAGAATTCCTGGCAGGGCCATCATAATCTCTGTTGTAAGTGCTTTCAGTCCATCTTATCTTGGAGAAGCATTTAGCAAAATAATATCACATATTTAAGAGATGCATAATCTGTTTGTACTCTGCTTGAACTCTGCAGATAGATAATCTTGTGAAGGGAGCATCTGGTCAGGCTGTGCAGAACCTCAATCTGATGATGGGACTTCCTGAGAACATGGGGCTTCAATACCAACccctatttccttgatctttCATGCACTTCATCTGGCAGGACAGTGCTTTGGAGTTCGACTAGGCATTACATCGTGGTTACTGTCCAGAGGCAAGGAGCCCAACATCAGAATGTAATCAAGTCAAACTTGCTCAAAGGCGTAGCTTGGTTTGTGCTGTTTTAGTTCTTAGATACTAGCAATAATTTAGCAGTGCAATGATAGAATTAGCTGAGTGGCTTGGTTCTAATGAAATCTTAAGCCTACATACATCTTGTACTGCATTGCCATTTGTTATTTTCATTATGAAATCTGTATTAAGTGTAAAACGCAATTACGAGACATCAGCCACCCTTGGTATCACTGGATGTAAAGTTGTGGTGTCTTTTTTATTATGTTTAACAAATTTAGCTTGCTACTGCTGTACTTTGTGAAGATTGAAGTTTCTCTTAGTTTTATATTTCCTAAATTTTATCTTGTGTGGACTGCACTGTTGTGTGGGGCCGGCAGTATAGCATGCCGCAACAGGAAGGAAGGGGTGGTGACAGCAGCAACATATCGAGACTCTCCATATATTTAGGAGATATATAGTTGGGAGGAGTTGGATTTGATTTGGCTGGGAGATAAGTTTGATTTGGTTTTTAATTTaataggagataagtttgataAGTTAGGATTTGGAGTCGGTTTAGGATTAtaattttctctctctatataaatAGGTAGTCATATATTATCGGAATCAAGCaagagaagaattaatctaagtctcttCAATTTATAGTTTAATTCCTCCCCTAGTAACTGACGTCATCTGACTATTCTTGTGATAGATGTTTCTCTCTGTTATGATCCTAGGATCAAAACATATGGTATCAGGATCAGACCTTCTTGAGACCCCTACCATGTCTAGTTAAGCCGACCAGGCCACCTTGCATATCATCTTGCAGAAGCTCAATGCCATGAAAGTCATGCTGCGCGAAATCAACAATCAACAACGCAAAATCAACAATCAACAACGGGTGCACCACATTGCAATCACACGTCTAGAGGCACAACATAACTCGTCCTCGTCCACAAGCACATCGGCAGCTAACCCTGGCAGCCACACTGGCAGGACAAGGCTGGATGACCGCGCCATTGATCATCTTCCTCTCCCATAATCTTGACTTTTCCAAGTATGATGGGAAGACTGCCCCCCTGATGTACCTTAACAATTGCGAGTAGTTCTTTTAGGGGGTGCGCACCAAAGAGGAGGACAAGGTTTGGTGGGCATCTTTCCACTTGACCGATCAGGCTCAACATCGGTACATGCACATCAAATGAGAGGAAGGCACACCGTCGTGAACTCGCTTCACCGAGTTGATCAACCTAAAGTTAGGGCAATCTCTACGCGCCAACCAATTGGGCGAACGCGCCTTTGAGCATTGGGAACAGGCGGTGCTAGCGAGTGGACGCACGCTCCGCATCACGTTTCACCCATCGCTTCCATCCCTATCAGCATCCAGTGTCGAGTACACGACTGTATCCGTCGCACCAGCCACGGAACAACCGGCGATGCTAGAGGCGCAACAATCGTCCACGACTACTGTCACCAACCGCACGGTCAAGCGGCTTTCGTCGACCGAGATGGAGGGCCACCGAGTTACATGGGCTGGAGTGGCTAGAATGACAAGCACTCAACTCGTCACCTATGACGGGAGTGATCTTCGGGCAGTGCCATCCATCGTGGTTTGGCAGCTAGAGAACACAATCATAGCAAGGTTGTGCGCGTTCGGCACATTCTAGCGCAACACCATGATGCAAGCCTACGTACAAAACTACTAGCACCGCGATGCGATCGAGGTCTACATCCGCATGCTCAGGTGCCCCATGCTCCCTTGGAGCAGCTTCTCCTACAGCGATCGGTTCCTGTTCCTGATCAAGGCCTATGGCAGACTTGCGGTGCTAGAGCTAGAGCTGGGCAGACTGCACCCACGCATGTGGTGAGTTTTGGCTGCAAATTCTACGATAGGCTCCTGAACGAAGGCTTGTGCTACTTCAACTGCATGAAGGATGTCCACAACGTCGAACCCGGCGTCAAGCACTGTGCCGTCGAACCCGGCTcgtcgagggggggggggggaggggataTAATATGTGGTGCCGACAATATAGCCACCGCAACAGGAAGGAAGGGGTGCCGACAGAAGTAGCAGACCGAGACTTGCCATATAATTAGGAGATATAGTTGGTAGGAGTAGAATTTGATTCGGTTAGAAGATAAGTTTGATTTGGTTTTCAATTCaataggagataagtttggtaagtTAGGATTTAGAGTCGGTTTAGAATTGTAAttttctctctatataaaggggcagGACGTACATCATTGGAATCAAACAAGAGAAGAATCAATCTAAGTCTCCCCCTCCTCCCAATATTTTAAGTCTCCCCAATCTATGGTTTAATCCCTCCCCTAGCAGCTGACGCTGTTTCGCTATCCTCCCGCCAGATATTTATCCCCGTTATGATCCTACGATCATAACATGCACATATCTTAAGCATTGCTATAGTAATGCAAGTCACTATTCACAGTTTAAAAGTCAACGTCAAATCTCTAATCAGGTACAAAAAATGCAAGTGAGTGGTTATAGTGTAATTTTTCCTTTGTAGACTATCATAGGACCATGGTTTTGTGTAAATCAATTAGATCCCATATCTTCTTGAAGTGTTTTAATGAAGCTGCAGTAATTAGTTTTGCCTTTTTTTAAACGGGTTAGCTGTAGAGCTGACTTATCGTGTAGCTCATGGCAAGTGTCACTTGAGGGTAGGTCTGATAGCAACCAAAGGGGGTCTAGGTCCTGATAGCATGGTGAGCATGTTAGCACCTAATACCATTAAATTCTAATATTCCAGTTTAATTATGTCAAAAGGCACTTCATATGTATAATTGCCAGCCGGGAAATAATTTTAGGCCCCCTTGCTCTTATGAGTTAAACCATCAAGTGGTGCCATCCTACGCAACAGATTGTATGTATATTGGTAAATATATCGGGAGGAACACATCCGTTGTGGACCCAAAAGTAAATTTATTTCAGAAAATTATGGTTATATTGTTATAGTTACtcattgttcttttcttttgttgtattgaAAACTTTTGGCACATACATTTCAAAGTGCTATTGAGTTTGGATCTGGTATAGACATATAGACATTTGTTTGCACTTTTATTTTACTGATCAGCATGATGCGAGTATTTGCAAAATTGGAGCAAAATTAATTTAATACAACCTTATAAATCTGTCAAAGGCATTCATAGGCACATTTACTTTCTGACCAATATCAAGTGAGTACATATATAGCTAGGATGCACATTTTTCACTATGATTAGCCAGCCCTTGATACCAAAAGGCAACTGTGAACAAAATGGGATTATAAAGAAGTAGATTTGCAGCCTGGTAATAAAATTGTTTCTTGTATTCTGACTTGGACATAATTTTTAGCCCTTAGGTATTATTCTTACAATTAACTCTTTCACAAATCATTTACTTTCTAAAATTTGGTATTGAATCTAGTTGGGGAATGCAATTGACTTAGATATGCTTGTGCAATAATTTGTCTTTTCAGACTTTGACCTCAAATTATTTATGCATAGTCTTACTTCTCATTCAATAGCTTGTTTCTAAGAGttctgttttgttttgtttgactTCCTGCGCTAACTGATGCATATGAGTTCTTTTAAAATATGATCGATTCTTTGCTGTTTcttctcatctttttttttggggggggggggggtgtattTTAGATAGTGCTGAATTATAAATGGGCTCTGGGGTGGCCAAGGTCAGTTCctgtaagaaaaaaaatattctgaATGTTTGGACTATCCAAGGGATCAAGGTAGGTGAATGTTAACTGCATCAGGAGAGCCTACTGGAATCGTTCTAGGCCATGATAATAACGTATCTTGCTATTAATTCTCATTCACTCTAGTTGGCTGTATATGAAGCTCTCTAGTTAGATTATTGTAGTACTTATCCGTAGCAGTGTTGCAGCGCAAACATCTGCAATATGGACTATGGACCAACTATTCATCATAGCTTTTTTGTTTAGGATGCAGTTTTACATGTATAAGTACTTTTCTTCACAGATCCTTATCATTTTTGTATGTACAGTTAAATTATTAGTAGTGAAACTCTCcataagttaaaaaaaatcttggatGCTGTTGTCTAACTAATTAACTAGAAAGCTGGCAAGGCAAACAGTTTATAATTTCTTCAAATGTCGAACATATTCATTAAATAGTTTTGATATCTGAGTTTCCAATCATATTGAAATTTGTGTTGAAGCAAATCAATAAAACAGTATTATGAAATCAGAATTGCCACTACCTTTTTTTTCAGTTGaagtgaaatcattttgaaaaaAGTGATTATATAAAGGGATGATAAAAGAGAGTGAGGTACTTCCTCTATTATTTATATTTGATGTTCTAGATGTGAGCATGGGGGTTTAATTCTTTGTTTCCAGAAATCAATAATTGAACTCAACTGGCAAACTTAATTAGTTTTAGATTAAAAGCCATAGTCATATACAGAAATAACTAATCCTGCTATTAATGTTCTTAATAGGACAGCAACAAGGCCGTTTCTCCATTAAGATTTTCATGCTTGTCCCTTCAAACATATTTTAAGGGCTTCGTTGAGATTAATCTCGATGCAATTTGACTTTCCAATAATTGAAGTGTGTATTTTCtttgagctcttttacggtggtccatacTACCTATAGTTAGAaggtagtataaatttaatctgacCGTCTATATGATTGGACATTTCTGTAATTGCGACAGTAGTATTAATATTTACCCACCATATTATTGAAGGGCactgcaatctttttttttatatctaattCCTAAATAATCGTTCAACTAAATAATCAACATTCAGACCAGTCTAAATATTAAACCTATGAATTTGCATAATATAAATAAcatgctatttcttttttttcccaaaatacccttatACTACATATACTCCTCTCGTATACTACTCATACTACCTCTAAATAACGGATAGTATTTTAACTAATCTAGACCATCCGATCcaaaaaatagatggctcaaaTTTCTCTGAGACCACCGtaaaatttgtcttttctttttggggTATTATCAATGTTTTTCATTTCTATGT
The nucleotide sequence above comes from Phragmites australis chromosome 4, lpPhrAust1.1, whole genome shotgun sequence. Encoded proteins:
- the LOC133915847 gene encoding probable N-acetyl-gamma-glutamyl-phosphate reductase, chloroplastic, translated to MGSTALGGAAPAARAGLSPKNGVLGSNLKPCAGYMLKTNHKVGVPSLCVRASVASSTPIVKSGDAVRIAVLGASGYTGAEIVRLLANHPQFHIKLMTADRKAGEQFGSVFPHLITQDLPNLVAIKDADFSDVDAVFCCLPHGTTQEIIKGLPWQLKIVDLSADFRLRDINEYAEWYGHSHRAPELQEEAVYGLTEVLRDDIRNARLVANPGCYPTSIQLPLVPLIKAKLIKLNNIIIDAKSGVSGAGRGAKEANLYTEIAEGIHAYGIKSHRHVPEIEQGLSDAAKSKVTISFTPNLICMKRGMQSTMFVEMASGVTVNDLYQHLKSTYEGEEFVKLLHGNSVPQTRHVVGSNYCFMNIFEDRIPGRAIIISVIDNLVKGASGQAVQNLNLMMGLPENMGLQYQPLFP